The region CAAGATCGTTTCTGAAAAACTCGACATAGTCCTCACACAACGTCAAGGCGCACCCATGGCTGGTGTGCCCTATCATGCATTGAATTCTTATCTGAAGAGGCTCGTTCAGCTCGGTTACAAGGTCGCCATATGCGATCAGATGGAAGATCCCGCAACGGCCAAAGGTTTGGTGCGCAGGCAAGTCACCAGGATCGTCACACCCGGCACCTTGATCGAAGAAGAGCTCTTGGATGGTTCTTCGAACAACTATTTGGTCGTCGTTTGCAAGCAGAACGATCGTTACGTGTCCGCTGGTGCGGACATATCGACCGGTGAGACCTTCTGGACTGTGGTGGAAGATCTGGACGAATTGTGCGATCTTTTGAGATCCGTCGGAACGAGTCAAGTTTTGTTCGAACCGTCGTTGAGAAAATCGCTCGAGGGGAAGTTTTCAGATAGCGTCGTGCTCGAACCGCTGCAAGATTGGCACATGAACCCTTCGAACGCGGATCGTGACATCGCACAGGCGTTCAACGTCGCGGTGGTGGACCATCTGGAGCTTTCTGAAGGAAAAATTGCCTTCGCGGCGCTGGTGAGGTACATCAGATACACCCTCATGTCCCAGCAGATCTTTTTGAAACCACCCAGGGCTTTGAGGTCCAGCGATTATGTGTTTCTGGACGCCACCAGTGTGGAACAACTCGGATTGTTGAGCGATTCTGGTCAAATGAGCCTGTTCGATGTGCTCAACTTCACCAAAACTTCCATGGGCGCTCGCCTTCTGAAGCAATGGTTGCTCCAACCGCTCAGGGACAAATCGAAGATAGATTGGAGATTGAAGAGGGTCGAAGCTTTCGTGAAAGATCGAATCCTTCTAAGCGAGATCAGAGAATATTTAGCCTCAGTGAAGGACCTACAGAGGATCTCGACGCGTTTGGAGTACAACAGAGCGACTGTGAAAGACCTTGTGAACATCAAAGCCACGCTGGCTGTGTGTCCATCGATCAGATCGGCCCTTCAGACCAACGAAGTGTTCGAAGAGGCGAAAGAGCTGGATTGTCTGGAAGATCTCTTCGGTGAATTGAGCTCGGCTTTGCAGGATGAACCTTCCATGAACTTGGGTGAAGGTAACGTGATCAAACCCAGTTACGATCCAGAGCTGGACGAGCTGAGGAATTTGGTCTTCAACGCGGAAGAGTTTCTCAAACAGATAGAGCAGAGAGAGAGGATGAAGACTGGTATAAACAATCTGAGGATCGGTTACAACGAAGTTTTTGGTTACTACATCGAGATCACCAAATCGAACCTCTCTAAAGTCCCGAAAGATTACATCAGAAAGCAGACGCTCGTCAACTGTGAGCGTTTCGTCACCGAAGAGTTGAAAGCTTTCGAAGAGAAGATACTTTCCGCCAAAGAGAAACTCGCAAAGAAGGAAAAAGAACTGTTCGACAGATTGTGCAACTTCGCACTCGAAAGAAAGCAGCGTCTCGCCAAACTGGCCGACTTTCTTGCGATCATCGATGTGCTCGCATCTCTCGCCACGGCGGCCGTTCAGTATAGATACACCAAACCCGTGTTTTCCCAGAGCGAACTGGTCTTGAAAAATTCGAGACA is a window of Pseudothermotoga sp. DNA encoding:
- the mutS gene encoding DNA mismatch repair protein MutS — its product is MKLTPMMEQYMQIKSKYKDAILLFRLGDFYEAFFDDAKIVSEKLDIVLTQRQGAPMAGVPYHALNSYLKRLVQLGYKVAICDQMEDPATAKGLVRRQVTRIVTPGTLIEEELLDGSSNNYLVVVCKQNDRYVSAGADISTGETFWTVVEDLDELCDLLRSVGTSQVLFEPSLRKSLEGKFSDSVVLEPLQDWHMNPSNADRDIAQAFNVAVVDHLELSEGKIAFAALVRYIRYTLMSQQIFLKPPRALRSSDYVFLDATSVEQLGLLSDSGQMSLFDVLNFTKTSMGARLLKQWLLQPLRDKSKIDWRLKRVEAFVKDRILLSEIREYLASVKDLQRISTRLEYNRATVKDLVNIKATLAVCPSIRSALQTNEVFEEAKELDCLEDLFGELSSALQDEPSMNLGEGNVIKPSYDPELDELRNLVFNAEEFLKQIEQRERMKTGINNLRIGYNEVFGYYIEITKSNLSKVPKDYIRKQTLVNCERFVTEELKAFEEKILSAKEKLAKKEKELFDRLCNFALERKQRLAKLADFLAIIDVLASLATAAVQYRYTKPVFSQSELVLKNSRHPIVERKVENFVPNDLTLNNESSFVVLTGPNMSGKSTFVRQVGLIAVMAQMGSFVPADEAILPIFDRIFAKMGVRDDVVAGRSTFLTEMNEVAKIIYHATKDSLVLLDEVGRGTSTFDGISIAWAVSEYIHNKIGCKCIFATHFTELTELANLYEGIVNKTVQVLEEGSNIVFLHKVVDGVADKIYGIEVASIAGLPSEVVDRSREVLNIISEKSDLESRLRVVSIEKLRKIKRRKIHPDQSTLW